ATCGTGTTCTGGACGTCGTCGCCGGTGCCCGCCGGCGCGTCGTCCGTGGCCTCCTCCTCGAGGGTGTTCGTGTCCGGTGCCTCTGACAGAACCTCGGGATCACCCTCATGGGAGCAGCCGTCATGGATCTTGACACCGCGCTGCGTTGCGGGCCCGAATCCGCATTTGCTGCAGTGCCAGACCTCGTCACTCGCGATCGGACCATCTGAGGCTGGCTCGAGTCGTTTCACTCGGCCTTTCGCGTCTCCGTCGTGGAAGATCTCCGTCTCGTCGGGTCCGATCCTAACGGTGTACTCGGTTCCTTGACTCGTTTCGAGTACGACCGTCGCGAACAGCCAGTTGTCACCGAGCGGAACATCCCACTCGACAGTACCGGTCGCAAGCACGTCGAGCGGATCCGACCACTCATAGTAGTTTGTCTCGAGGTGTGCCCTATCGGCGTCTTCGAGTACGAACGGGTCGATTTCGGCCGTACTGACGGCGTTACTCATCGGGCATCACCTCACTCGGTGCAGCGCTCTTGCCGATCGCGATCCCATCGTCTGTCGCGACGATCGTCTCACGACGGAACACCTCCTCGAGGCCGCCGTCGGTTGCGACCTCCTGATCGATATTCTCGTCGGCCTGCTCCTGTTTTTTCGCCGCGATCAGCTTGTTGCACTTCCCGACGAGGATCTGGCGGGTGATCTCGTGCTCTTCGGTCTCGACGCGGACGATCTCCCGAAGCGTCTCGATATCGGCTCGGGCCAGCAGTCCATGCCACGAGATGAGGTCCTCGTTGTCGACCGCACGGGTGATCGCCTCCCGAACGTCGTCTTTCGTGACGCCGTCGAGTTTCCGTCCCTGATGGACGAGGTTACCCCTGCAGCCCCACCTCGAGTCTGTCTGTGCGGGGTACTCGTGAACGGTGTCGAGCACCCACTGGTAGACGTCAATCTCGCCGCCGTCGGTCGCAATCTCGTTCGCTCGTTCGAACTCGCCACCGTCGGGGATTGTCGTCTCAGCCTCGTCGTCCTCGAGGGCCCGCTTGCAGTCCTCGCAGGTGTGGGTCTGGTCGAAAAACCGCGGATCTCCCTTGAGGTCAGCGACGGGCGTCTCGAGGATCTCTCCGCAGGCCGCGACGTGGCGTGACCCCTCGAAGTACATCGACGCGTGCCACGTCTCGGCGATGTCCTGGACCCAGCAGCGGACGCCGTCACCGCCCGAATCGAAGTGGTCCGATGGCGTTCCCCAGCAATCTTCGAGTGCGCAGGATTTACAAACGCGACGGGAGGGAGACGTTCGCATCCCGCACTCTGCGCACTTACTCATCGTCATCACCCGCGGGTCTCGCGACCAGGAGATCGCCGTCGCCGTCGTCGACGAGGATCGCCCCGCCGCCGAGGTGGCCGACCGACTCCGCAACCGAGCGGTCGAGTGCACCGACGACCTCGTAGCGTGGCGTCATGCCGTCACCTCCTCACCAATCAGGTTCTCGACGTCGTCGGGGGTGAGGTGATCGCCGTCCTCGAGGTCGTCGAAGATCCCGCCGTGTTCGACGTTGTAGGCGAACTTGAACCAGGTCGTTCCGTGGAGGTCGCCGGGATACTTCTCGGCGAGCGCGTAGGCGTCGGTGTCGTGAACCTGACTGGTTTTGTTCATCCCCACGATCGCGATGTCGATGTACTCTCCAGTGTAGCCGATCTCGCCGAGGATGTGGTCCTCGCCGTCGAACCGGGTCAGCATGAAATACATGTACTGGCCGCGATCGGGCTCGTGGACGCGGACGGTCTTCGTCTCGTAGACGCTCATGCTGTCACCCGCTCGTTGTCGAGCGTCTCCTGGTCGGTTTCCTCGACATCCTCCTCGACTTCATCTTCGCCGTAGTGTGCGATTGGGACGACCTCCTCGTGGATGAACCGACCGAGCAGTTCGGGCTTCATTTCGGCGGGCTCCCAGATCGCGAGGTAGCCACTGCCGTAGATGACCAGGCGGACGAACTGGTCACGCCAGTGGGTCGTCAGCGCGACGCCGACGTCGGACTTGATCGCGTCCTTCTTGAGCGCGCCCTGGCCCCACTCGATCGAGACATCATCCATGTTGTACTCGCGCGAGGCCATCTCGACGGTGTAGTCGCGATCGGCGTCGCGCTGGTTCCGGACGAACTCGTAGGGTTTGAGCTGCATCGGGTCGATCTCCTGACCGACGCGCGTCGAGAGGTCGTTGAACGGCCAGTCCGGTTCGTGATCCTCCTCGCTAGAGTGGGTACGCTCGGCGAGGATCCAGCCCTCGCCGTCGACGTCGGCGACGAACTCGGTAGCGACCTTCTCGCTCGTGGTGACCTGCTCGACCTCGATCGCGTGGCCGTCGGTGACCACCTTCTCGCGCTGGCTGGGGACACGTCCGGCGACCATCCCCGACTGGATCGTGAGCTCGTCGTCGAGGTAGGTCTGGGTTTCCTCGACTTCGAGGGCCCGGTAGCCCGAGTTGTGGTAGTTCGCCAGCGGCTCAGCTGCAGGGTCCTGGAGGAGCGCCAGTTGGCCAGCGATCATGCTCCCACCCCCGGGAGGTCGTCGTGGCCATCGTTGGCCCAGCGCTGGAGTTTGTCAGCCCGCTCGCGAACGTGCGACCGAAGGCAGTCGGCCTCGGCTTCGCGATCATTATGCTCGCGTCCGCAGTCCGGACACTGGAACGACTCGCCAGTTGACCCCGTCTTGGTGAGACTCTTCTCGAGTTTCGCTGCGTGAATATCGCTGGCTTTCGAGGGCTGTTCTCGGACAGGCCCGTGGGTGCCAGCGAGCTTCGTCGATGGTTCGATCTCCTCGCCGTCAGGAGTGACGAGCGTAGCGTTCCAGCCCGTCATCGTAGCCCGCCTCCGTGGAAGAAGACGCCATTACGCGTTTCGGCGCGCTCGAGGACGGCCTGGAGGTAGGTACTTTCAGTACTGTCTGATCCGTTAGCGTTTTCGTCGTGGTCTGTGTTCGTAGTCATGGCTGCAGTGTATCCGGAGCGTCTATGGGCTCCGGGTGGTCTGTGTTCTGTAGCCCGCGGACAACCGGAGCGTGGTTGAGCTGGTACTTGGCGCGCTCCGGAAGTCGCCGCGAGTGTCTGGTTCTGCTGTTGGTCCCAATACGCACTAAAAGTATCCTGCCTCATTTCCGAAAGGGCAAGTATCGGTAATCGCCATCTACCGGTAGCGATAGCCGCTGTAGCCGCCGAATTACGATATCGCCGGTTCGCGTTTGAGGTCATGCGTACCGTGGACTTTGGCTGGCGAGTCGGATACTGAGGACACCCGACTCCTGCAATTTAATTGGTGAGCTATACGTCTGACATGTCTTCGTCTACTGACGACCGGAGAGTGTCGCGGACGTACTGACTCATCGACTTGTCCTGCTCGGCAGCAGCGACTCTGACATCAGTCTTCAAATCCGGATCACATCTGACGTGAATCACTGTTTCTCCGTCGTCTGTTCGACTCGACATAACTCTGTGTTACGTGTATTGCAATATAATGCTTGTGGTGCACTGGTTGCACCACATGCAACAAACACTTACCCTAGTCTTATTTGTGTTGCATTCCAACAGGGGCAACATGGCAAAACAACTCAGCGTCCGGATCGGAGACGATCTCGAGGAAGCAATGGAACTGGAAAAGGAGAAACACGAGTTCCCACCCAACGACTCTGAGATTGTTCGGGCTGCACTTCGACAATATCTCGAGGGAAACTCGAACAGTTCGGTGAGAGCGACGGCGACAATGACGGCTGATTAACTGCTACGCGGTCAAAAAGACGAAATCGAGATCAATACTCGCCTTGAGGCCGGGATCGGTCACCTTGTATCGTCGGTCTCTCGTCATCCCCTTCCGTTCGATCAGATCGTATTTTTCGAGTTTTTCCAAGTAATTCCTCACTTGACGCCAGCCCACGGGATCTCGGTGGCGATCGGCGTAGATCTCCTCACAGTGGGTATTATACGCGCTTTCCAACACCGATTTGTCGACCGTCGGCCCCAGTCGACGTGCTAACTCGTAGATCACACGGTGACTGTATGACAGACTCTTCAGATTTGCTTCACGCATTTTCACCTTCGCGCGCTTGAAGCAGTCGTCAATGTCGGCATCCGTGACCGTGTCGTTGCCACGTTTCGTCGCGATCTCCGCGGCTGCCCACACCGCTTTGATCCCGTAGCGCGCAACCCCGTTGGTCTCGTCTCCGATCCGCTTGAGTTGGTCGTTGCTGAACGCGTCATAATTCAGCCCCTTTCTGATCCGTGGTTCGAGAATCTCGACGAGTTCGTCTGTACTGTAGGGGGCGAATCGAATCGTCGAATCGATACCGAAGTTGCCGATAACGGCGTTGTTGAGATTGCCCAGCCACTCGGTGCTATCGTGAACGATAACGATAACGGAGACGCCCTCAACATCCGCTAAATCGGCGAGAATTTCGTGGTCTGCGATCGAATCTGCCTCATCGAGGACGAGAATATACGGCTTGCCGTCGACAACGCGTTCGAGCGCCGCTTTCAATCGACGTGGTTTCCAGTTCAGATGAACGGTGACATCGTCGGGGTGTTTCGCAGCGGCCTCTTTGAGGAGCATGTTCCGAGTCTTATCACCACAGTGTATTTCCGCCCACGCGGCTTCGGAATAGGCCGGTAACTTCCGGGTGAGAAAATGGCGAGTTGTAGCGGTTTTCCCTACGCCGCTAGAGCCATAGATTAGGACGTCCTCGCCTTCATATCCGTGTGTAGTCGGCCCGAGCCGTCGCGAGAGATGTTCGAGTTCGTCATTTCGATTCGGGAGCTCGGTGGGCGGCCACGAATCTGTGAAGACATCTGTTCTCGAAATCATAACAGTATAGTTCACGGACAGATGTAAAAGGAGTTCCGCGCCTCGTTTCCGAAAGACTCACCGACGAGTCAATAATAACAATCATATACCCAAACTGCGTAGGGGATCTCAGGTCTTCACGGCTCTGTTGAAATCCGCAAGTGATGATAGGTTTTAGCTGGTGTGCTGAATAGAGGGCTCAAATGCGGCACGCATCGATACCAAATTGTAGAGAAATGTTGCACACAGCCTCTGTATCTCGTACACCGGTTCGACAGTTTCTGGAGAGGTTGATCCGAGACGTGCAAGATACAGGGCGGAGTGTATCACGAGCCAGACTTGATCAACAGGAACGTGATCGCTCAGTACAGGTGAATTATGAATCGTTTTGCACATCGAACACGATCGATAGCTCTCTTGACACTGTGGCTCGCCGTCGTGTTGCCAGGGTTAGGTATATCTCCCCACCAGTCCATTCTCTACGATGCTGGAAACCGTCAGTCCAGAACAGGCGAGCCCACTTATGGAACCACGAATTACCGTCATCACGTTGGGAGTCAGCGACCTCGAAACGTCACTCGACTTTTACCACGAAGGTTTGGGTTGGCCGACGGAGGGTATAGTCGGAACTGAATTTGAAGGTGGAGCTGTTGCTTTCTTCCCGTTGAATAACGGCTTGCAGCTTGCACTTTACCCGAAACAGCAAATCGCGGAAGACGCGAACGTTGAGGAGGTAGCACCCAGTTCTACAGAATTTACCCTCGGCCACAACGTTGCGTCGAAAGAAGCGGTCGATGCCGTACTGAAGACAGCGGACGAAGCAGGCGCAGAAATCACTGACCCACCACGTGACCGTGAATGGGGCGGATATTCAGGTCACTTCCTTGACCCAGACGACCATCTGTGGGAAGTAGTCTGGAATCCACAATTCGAGATCGAAGAATAGCCATCAACTCGACGACGTGCTTCCAGGCCTCATTCACCGAGATATCCGCCTACTCCGGCTTCACCGTTGCATGAAGGCTGCTTCAACCCTCACTGATATATTCGCAGGTCTACTGATCGGCAGCTTCAGCACGAACCGCTTGGAATAAACGATGTCGGTTTGCTGCATCCATCCTCTCTATCCAGCACGCGATTCTTGACAGGAGTTGGGTGAATTCCAATCAGTCGCGTTACATCGTCCACCTATACGTAACACGACCGCCGAGTCCCCATCAACAACAGAGAGTTTCAACAGGGTCAAAATAACTATTCGCCGATCGTGATACCCGCTGTTTCAATCTCAACACCGGAAATTGGCTCTCGACCGACTTCGCGTCACGTGACCCCAGTGTGTTCCTCTTCGATCTGTCACCCGTCGCGCCCCGACGTATCGGGAACGATCTGAATGCGGCGGCAGCCGTCGACGGTCGTGTACTCGAAGCCGAGTTCGTCAATCATCCTCTTCGAGCGCCTCACAAAGTGCCTCGACGGCTCCATCGAGGTCTTCCCGGTTGCCGTGCTTGACAGCGAGTTCTGCGATCCGCGTGCCAGGTCCCCACAGTGAGGACGGTTTCAGGTCGTGGGCGAAGTCCGCGACGAACTCGTCGACGTTCTTGCCGATATTGTTCGCGATGCGCTGGAAGAACCGTCGATCCGGCGTGTCGAAGACGTCGAGGTCGCCGTCGAACTCGACGATCGTCTCGGCGAGGCCGAAGTAGGCCTGGACGTGGACGTCAATCTGGACATCCCACTCAGCAGCCTGTTCGTCGTACCGGACCTGGTCGTCTTCCTGCCGCCCGAGTAGCCTGTTGATCGCCTCCTGCTTCGGATGGCGCTTGTTCCGCAGGGCCCAGAACTCGCCGAACTCCTCGAGGGTCTCGATCCG
The nucleotide sequence above comes from Halosolutus halophilus. Encoded proteins:
- a CDS encoding toxin-antitoxin system HicB family antitoxin: MSSRTDDGETVIHVRCDPDLKTDVRVAAAEQDKSMSQYVRDTLRSSVDEDMSDV
- a CDS encoding ribbon-helix-helix domain-containing protein, with the protein product MAKQLSVRIGDDLEEAMELEKEKHEFPPNDSEIVRAALRQYLEGNSNSSVRATATMTAD
- a CDS encoding Cdc6/Cdc18 family protein, which translates into the protein MISRTDVFTDSWPPTELPNRNDELEHLSRRLGPTTHGYEGEDVLIYGSSGVGKTATTRHFLTRKLPAYSEAAWAEIHCGDKTRNMLLKEAAAKHPDDVTVHLNWKPRRLKAALERVVDGKPYILVLDEADSIADHEILADLADVEGVSVIVIVHDSTEWLGNLNNAVIGNFGIDSTIRFAPYSTDELVEILEPRIRKGLNYDAFSNDQLKRIGDETNGVARYGIKAVWAAAEIATKRGNDTVTDADIDDCFKRAKVKMREANLKSLSYSHRVIYELARRLGPTVDKSVLESAYNTHCEEIYADRHRDPVGWRQVRNYLEKLEKYDLIERKGMTRDRRYKVTDPGLKASIDLDFVFLTA
- a CDS encoding VOC family protein translates to MLETVSPEQASPLMEPRITVITLGVSDLETSLDFYHEGLGWPTEGIVGTEFEGGAVAFFPLNNGLQLALYPKQQIAEDANVEEVAPSSTEFTLGHNVASKEAVDAVLKTADEAGAEITDPPRDREWGGYSGHFLDPDDHLWEVVWNPQFEIEE